Genomic DNA from Desulfuromonas versatilis:
CGTGTTGGGCGGGGTGCCGATCAGCGTGGCGATGCCGCCGATGGAGGCGGCGTAGGCGATCCCCAGCATCAGGTTGAGGCCGAAGGCGAACTTTTCGGGGGAGAAGTCGATCTGCTTGTCGAGCCCCTCCTTCTTCCCCTCCTCGATGACGTGGGCGATGATCGCCAGGCCGATGGGCATCATCATGACCGCCGTGGCGGTGTTGGAGACGAAGGCCGAGAGAGCCGCGGTAGCGACCATGAAGCCGAAAATCAGGCGACTGGGCGAAAAGCCGACGGCCTTAACGATGTTCATGGCGATGCGCCGGTGCAGGTTCCAGCGCTGCATCGACAGGGCGATGATGAAGCCGCCCATGAACAGGAAGATCAGGTGGTTGGCGTAGGGCGCCGTGGCCTTCTGGGTGTTCATGATCCCCAGCCAGGGCAGCAGGCCGATGGGCAGCAGGCTGGTGGCCGGGATAGGGATCGACTCGCACATCCACCAGGTGGCCATCAGCAGCGCCACGGCGGCCATTTTCTGCGCGCCAGGCTCCATGCCGGCGGGAGTGGGGATCAGCAGCATCAGGGCGAAGAGCAGCGGACCGAGAAACAGTCCGACCCTCTGGCGCAGGGAATATTCACGGGGCTCGCCCTCCTCGACGCCGGAGGGGCCCGATTGCAGGCGGCGGGTATGCTCTGCCGGTGCTTCTTCCATTTCGTCGGCCAGGTCCACGTCGTGTTCCTGGCGGCTGCTGAACTGCAGGACTTTGTTTTTCAGCAGGCGGGCGGCCGCTTTTGGCCGGAAAATAAATAGCTGTTTGGTCTCGTCATGCATCTCCCAAAGAGTGTTCCACAGGGCGCTCAACATACATTCCTGTCTCCTTCCAGGTTGAGAATACGGGCCGCTTCGGGCCGGAGGAAAAAAATCGTTTCCGCCACATCAGCAACCCCAATGCCAACCTGAAGAGGACTTCGAAAAATCCATTCGGGGAAAAGAGAAAACCATCTTGTTTACAGCATCTTGCGCAAAATACCGTTTCGCATATTTCAGAATGATGTTCCACAATCCGCCCAAAGGTCCGCTCCCCCGGAAAAAGAAAAGCGACCGAAATCGGCCGCTCTTCATTTCTGCAAAATTTTCAAGCTATTGAAATTACACAGATTTACCCCGACTGATCAAATTCGGCCAGCGGCCGTTAATCGCCTTCGATCTCGTACTTCTCCAGCTTGTAGCGCAAGGTGCCGCGCGGGACGTTGAGAAGCCGCGCGGTTTTGGCCACGTTCCCGCCGGTGATGGCGATGGCTTTGCCGATCAGCTCCTTTTCGATCTGGCCGATCATATCCTCGAGCATGATTCCCTCGGGCGGAATTTCGTACGAGAAGGGGGCCTCCTTGCGGGGGGCTTCGCCCCAGATTTCACTGGGGAGGTTGTTGGGCCTGATGGTCTCGACGTTGTACATGATGCAGATGCGCTCCACCACGTTGCGCAGCTCCCGGACATTGCCCGGCCAGTGGTAGCGCATCAGCAGATCGAGAGCGTCACGGGAGACCTCGCGAATACGCTTGTTGAACTCCCGGCTGAAACGCTTGAGAAAATAGTCGAGCAGCTGCGGGATGTCCTCGCGCCGCTCCCGCAGGGGCGGGATATGGATGGGGAAGACGTTCAGCCGATAATAGAGGTCCTCGCGGAAAACCTTCTCGTCGATGGCCTCTTTGAGGTTGCGGTTGGTCGCAGCGATCACCCGCACGTCAATGTCGATGTTGCGCGTGCCGCCCAGGCGGCGGATCCGGCGGTCTTCCAGGACCCTCAGCAGCTTGACCTGGAGATTCATGTCCATTTCGCCGATTTCATCGAGGAAAATGGTGCCGCCGTTGGACTCCTCGAAGAGGCCGATCTTGCGGGTCTTGGCGTCCGTAAAGGCGCCGCGCTCGTGGCCGAAGAGCTCGGTTTCGAGCAGGTTGAAGGGGAGCGAGCCGCAGTTGATCTCAACGAACGGGCGCTCCTTGCGCGGCGAGAGGTTGTGGATGCCCCTGGCCACCAGTTCCTTGCCGACACCGCTCTCGCCGGTGATCAGCACCGTGGCCGTCTCGTGCTTGGCGACCTCGCGGATCTGCCGGTAAACCTGCAGCAGCTGCGGGCTGCTG
This window encodes:
- a CDS encoding sigma-54-dependent transcriptional regulator, with translation MEKILIVDDEAFIRENLERILAEDGYHPFSAENGDQAVKLVGEEEIDLVLLDLNLGNQSGLDVLRAMREIDPELLVIIITGYGTVESAVEALKMGAYDYIKKPFKADAIHLIVRLALETQNLRREVRQLRRGGKEKELIGSTDMIGSSPQLLQVYRQIREVAKHETATVLITGESGVGKELVARGIHNLSPRKERPFVEINCGSLPFNLLETELFGHERGAFTDAKTRKIGLFEESNGGTIFLDEIGEMDMNLQVKLLRVLEDRRIRRLGGTRNIDIDVRVIAATNRNLKEAIDEKVFREDLYYRLNVFPIHIPPLRERREDIPQLLDYFLKRFSREFNKRIREVSRDALDLLMRYHWPGNVRELRNVVERICIMYNVETIRPNNLPSEIWGEAPRKEAPFSYEIPPEGIMLEDMIGQIEKELIGKAIAITGGNVAKTARLLNVPRGTLRYKLEKYEIEGD